Part of the Shewanella eurypsychrophilus genome is shown below.
AAATTGCTCTCTGGTTATCTGTTGTTGAATTCTAGGGTGATCACAACTGACAACACAGGTGGCAGGTTCACTCATCAGCAGCATTCTTTCGAAGCGGTTATCCTTGGGTAAACCAATATCAATGGCTATATCTGCTTGCTCTAGATTTAGCATCTCAAAGATCTCACCATCAAAATCGGGGGGCTCACGAAATACCACCTCAATAGGGAGATCTTGGATTATTGTATCTAGCTTGTTTTGTAGTAGATGAGCGACGACATCATTGGTAAGAATGACAAACTGACGCTCAGAAGTCATAGGGTCAAAGCCCTCTAAGCCATTAATTGTCTGCTCGATATTAGTGAATGAGTCGTTGAGCTGCTCATAGAGGTAGTTTGCCATGGCTGTGGGCTTGATATTACGGCCAGCACGAACGAATAGCTCCTCTCCGATCACACTTTTAAAGCGGCTGATGGCATTACTTACCGAGGGCTGAGTCAAATCAAGTTCCTCTGCGGCTAAGGTGTATGAACCTGTACGACAAACAGTTAAAAACACTCTTAACAGGTTTACATCGAACTGTTTATTCTGCGCCATTAATCCTCTTCACCTTTTATTGCAACGCTGATTAAAAACCAAACAGGTAGCTGCTTAATAGAGACAAATATACCATTGTAATTTCAATCAGATAGGTTACGCCCTAGATTCAACCAAGTCTAATAATGTCTCTCTTAACCACATATTGGCCGGGTTTCGGCTGAGTTTACTACTCCACACCATATGATATTGAATAGGGTTTACATCTAAAGGGAGTGTCAGCACTTGCAGGCCGAACAATTCAGCGTACTCTTTTGCATAAGAGTAAGATGCTAGAGTGATTGCATCGCTCTTCGAAGCGGTTGCTAACATAGCAAGTAGCGACGCTTGTTCTGAGTATACCTCTCTTGTAGGTAGAACCTCATCAGTCAGAAAGTCCACCACACTCAAGTTTCCCCGCTTCAGATTAAGGATGATATGTTTTTCGGCAAAGTATTGCTCACGGCTAATCGAGTCTGAGATCCTTGGATGACCTTTTCTTACGACACAGACCAACTTATCAGTCATCACCTCTTGGCTAGAAAATGAAGTCAGATCAGGCTTATTCATATCTATAGCTAAATCTATGTTTTCAAGTTGCAGCTCGTGCTGTAGCTGTTGCTCCTGAACAGGCGTCTCTCGAAATATCAGCTTAATATCCGTTGATCTAAGCCGCTGCTCTGCCGCTCGATGCAATAAACCAATCATGGTTTCATTGGCATAAACATGAAATGTCCGCTGACTAGATTGTGGATCAAATTTATTCAACCCAAGGAGCGTCTGTTCAATGCTAGAAAGTGGCTCGTCAAACTGCTGGTAAAGGCTAAGCGCCGCTGCAGTAGGTTTAACACCTCGTCCGACACGAATGAACAACTCTTCACCAACCGTGCGTTTAAGGCGGGCAATCGCATTGCTTACCGATGACTGAGTCAGATCCAGTTCCTCAGCCGCTCGACTGAAAGAAGCTGTTCGGCATACGGTCGTAAAGACACGCAAAAGATTAAGATCAAACTGTTTCTGCTGCGCCATATCAATCCCATTATGAGTGAATAAACCAAACCCTAATATTTACCATATAAATATTAACTTTAAGGTTAGCCTTAATTATTTATCAATTCAAGCCCGATAGACTAAGCCCATTAATTAGAAACACGCCAGTTGCATGTATAGATAGGCGACTGACACCAGCTTACCTTGATAGGGGAATACCTATGAAAACATCAATACTCACAGCATCAATCGTTACTGCATTGGCATTAAATGCTGTCTCATTTAATACCAGCGCTGCGCAGCATGATCATGACCACGTTCATGGCGATCTTAATGTCAATGGCAAGACTGCAACACAAACTACACTGGATCTGAATAAGGCCTTCTCGGCGACGCTCGATTGGGACAACCGACAAGCCTTCGACAACAATAAGCGAGGCCTTATTGCACCGCTAGATAAAGCCTCTGCTGCAATTATGTTTGACGACTATGCCTTTATTGACCAAGAGAGTGTATCAGCAACAGTAAATCCCTCTTTATATCGTCAGGCACAGGTTAATATGACAGCCGCTGGACTTTACGAAGTCCGTGACGGCATCTATCAGGTTCGCGGTACGGATCTGTCTAACATCACCTTTATTCGCTCTGACAATGGCTGGATTGTCTACGACGTACTCTTGACTAAAGAAGCCGCTAAAGCCTCTACAGAGTTCTTCTTCAAGCACGTGCCAGCAGGAAAAGGCCTACCTATTGTTGCCATGATCTATTCACACTCACATGCCGATCACTTCGGTGGTTCCCGTGCTATCCAGGATATGTTTCCAGATGTGATCGTCTATGGAGCAAACGGCATCACTAAAGAGACCATCGACGAAAATGTACTGGCAGGTAATGCCATGTCTCGCCGTACAGCCTACCAATATGGCGCAACACTTGGCGCCCATGAGCATGGCATCGTAGATGCGGGGCTTGGTAAAGCATTATCGAAGGGAGAGATCACCTATGTGCTTCCGGATCACGAACTTAATCAAAAAGGCAAATTTGAAACCGTTAAAATTGATGGCTTAGAGATGGTGTTTATCGATACAGCAGGCACTGAGGCACCTGCCGGTATGGCCACTTATATTCCGAGTATGAAATCACTCTGGACCGGCGAGATGATGTATCACGGTATGCATAATGTTTACACCTTGCGCGGCGCAAAAGTGCGTGACTCACTTAAATGGTCAAAAGATATCAACGAGATGATTAATGCCTGGGGCGGTGAAGTTACCACACTATTTGGTTCTCATTCATCACCTATATGGGGCAATGAGCCGATCAATGACTTCATGAAGCTTCAGCGAGATAACTATGGCTTCGTACATAACCAGTCACTACGCTTAGCTAACCAAGGCGTCGTCATGCAAGATATCGGTGATGAGATAGTAAAAGTACTCCCAAACTCTATTCAACAAGCTTGGCACACCAATGGCTATCATGGTTCATACAGTCACAATGCCCGTGCGGTGTACAACATGTATTTGGGTTACTTCGATATGAATCCAGCCAACCTCAATCCACTACCTACGCATCCGGAAGCCACCAAGTTCGTCGAGTATATGGGCGGCGCTGATGCAGTAGTCAATAAAGCGCAAGCCGACTATAAACAGGGAGAATATCGCTTTGTTGCAACAGCCCTAAATAAAGTCGTCATGGCTGAGCCTGATAATAAAGCAGCCCGCACACTGCTCGCAGATACCTATGAGCAACTAGGCTATCAGTCTGAAACTATGGGATGGCGCAATACTTACCTAACAGGAGCACAAGAGCTCAGGGTCGGCACAATGCCAGGTACACCTAAAACGGCTTCTGCCGATGTACTGGCTGAGATGTCGATCACTAACTTACTGGATTATATGGCAGTAAAAATAGATTCAAGCATCGCTCAGCACACACCATTTACGATGAACGTTCTGATACCGGACCTTAATGAAATACATTTTGTAGAGATGTCCAACGGTAACCTTAACAACGGACTAGTGACTAAAGCTAAAACAGCTGATGCAACCTTGACTATCAATAAGGCTGATGTCACTCAAATACTGCTCGGTAAGGCCACTCTTGCTGAACTGGCTAAGGCGGGGAAAGCGACGATTACTGGCAATGCTAACGTCCTAGAGGAGTTAAAAGCAGCCTCGGTTGAGTTCGATACTAGCTTTGAGATAGTTCCGCGCCCATCGAAAGGCAACGAAGTCGATGCACACTTTTATAAAAAGCACTAACCTTTTAAACTCACTTAGTGTCACACTCTATTAGCGGGAGGGGGAGCTTGTTGCCCCCTGCTTATTTTTACTCCATCTTAATCATTTCAAATTCAATGTTACAAAGCACAATTAAAACACCAATCAAAATACATAGGTACCCACAAAGAGGTACGCCTATATAGGTATAACGCGTTGATCTCAATCACATTTATCAACACCAAAAATTAATCATTCCGTAACCTTGTTTTAGATCAATAAACAGAGTCCTTATCACCTCTATAACACACGTAGAGCAATGATGAAACATAAGGACTACACAATGAAAGTTCGTGCACTTACCCTAGCAATTTTAACTTCTCTTTCGGCCTCTGCTGTTGCTGCTGACAGCGTTGACCCATTAAAAAAAGCCTTTATCGATGATTCAAAGGTAAATCTTCAATTCCGCTTACGCTACGAAGATGCTGATGTCGATACAGTTGATAACCAAAACCAAACAACGTTAAGAACCCGACTTACCTATCAAACCGGTGATATATATAATCTTTTCGCGTTAACTGAAATTGATGATGTCCGTTCGACTGACAATGAAGCGCTTATCGCTGATTACGAATACACTCAGATTAACCAAGCGTTTATCGGCTACAGAGGCCCTGCCGAGACGTTAGTAAAATACGGTCGTCAACGTATCTTACTCGACAACCAAAGATTTGTCGGTGGTGTCGGTTTCCGCCAGAATGAACAAACTTACGATGCTTTCTCGGTGAAAAATACCGCGATTGAAAACCTCACCGCCTACTACTCTTATGTGAATAATGTTAACCGTATCTTCCCTGAAGGTTCTGGTAAAGAAGAGCATAAAAACGAAACTAGCTTGCTCAATATCAATTATAAAGCAGGCGAAATAACCAACATGACTGGTTACGCTTACTTAATCGACAATATCAATGTTGCCGCTTTCTCAACTGACACCTATGGTGTTCGTGCTGCGGGTAAATTAAAGCTTGATGCAATCAAGCTTAGCTATGAAGCAGAGTATGCCCAGCAGTCAGAAGGTGGAGATAACCCAACAAGCTATACCGCTAACTACTATAAGCTTGGCGCAGGAGTTGGCTTCGGAGCATTCGGCGCTAAAGTGGGCTATGAAGTCCTTGGTTCTGATGATGGTAAAGCGGGTTTCATTACACCATTAGCAACATTGCACGCCTTTAACGGCTGGACCGATAAATTCCTATTTGGCGGTAAAGGTAACTGGGAAAATGGTCTTGTAGATACTCATGTGGTGCTTACAGCTAAACTTGCAGGGCTTAAGTTACTGGCTAAATATCATAAGTTTGATTCAGATTTTGGTGATATCGACATGGGTCAAGAGTGGGGCGTTGCAGCTACTTACCCATTTGCTAAACACTATAGCGTTGGTGTGAAGTATGCTAGCTTCAGTGGCGCCGATGCGGGTTATGGCTTCTCGAACGATACCGATAAGCTATGGCTAACATTGCAAGCAAAGTATTAACGCTAAGTACTTACGCAAAGCACTAACGCAAAGTACTAACGCTAAAATGAGCAATAAAGCGCATTGATAATGTCAGGCTTAGGGTCTGGCTTATCTCTCGCTCCCTTTGAGCAGACATGACGAAAATTGTTCGTCACTCTGCTCTTTTTTCTATGTGCTAAATCGATTCAATCGCTTTTAACAGAGCTGCAAGCTCCATCTTCTGAGCATGAACACCCAAGGTTAAATTTGTATCCACACTGACAGCAAACCGATAATCTTCATTTAACTTGCCAAGTAACACCGACCAGTCATCGGCTGATTTAACCAAATCCCCTTGATGAAGGTTTAACTGAATATTTTCATTAACTCGCAAATCATCAATACACGTCTCTTGTTCGAATAAGGCCAGTTTTGTCGTTTTAATCTCTGACAAATCGAAGCTGAATGATTTAAGAGATAATGCTAAACCAAGCCCCTTAGCCTTGATATAGGATTCTTTCAATGCCCATAAATCAAAAAAACGCTCTCTTTGTTGATCATTTGGCAGTGCTAGCAGAGCTTCAGATTCCTCATGGGTAAAATAATGATTCAAGATAGGATAAATGTTAGTGCTTTGCCTATAGCGCTCGATATCGACACCTAATTCGCATATCGATTGGCCTTCAGTTATCTGCATCACAGCGACAATAAGCCAATCACCGCTATGGCTGATATTAAAGATAAGCCCGCTGCTCGCATGTTGCTCACTAATCAGCTTAGGTTTCCCTTTTTTACCATATTCAAAACACCAATCTTGTGGTGATAGAAACTCACCTTTTAAGCTAGTCTCCTTAGCAAGCAGAGATAAAATCCCTCTTAAAAAGCCCCTAACCATCAAACCTTGCTCTCTGGCTGCCAGCTGAAGATAACGAGCTACTTTAGTCCGTTCATCTTCAGGGAGCCAACCTCTAATGACATCGGCTTGCGAAGGTGTCATTAATTCATGTTTGAGTGGACAGAAAAAAAGACTGAGTTTGCCCTTGCCTGACTCCTGAGGGGAAATAACTTGACTCAAACTGACTCCGAATTAGTGAAATAGGCTACTGAGATCTTATCAAAGCCAACGCGATAGAGATAGCTAATCAAAAGCTGCGTCCAGATTTCATCTTCTGTGATATCAATATCAATCCTTTACTCTCAACAGGCAATAAATGCCATTTACGTTACTTAGTTATTAATATAAGTTATTGTCTGTATTAGCATTAAAATTTCATTTAGGATCATAATGACAAGTTATAATGAGTACAAGGTAGTTCATATCGTCGAAGGCGGCTGCGGCACAATTTTATTAGGTTCTAGCGGCCTGCCACTGAAAAAAATGGAAGCAACACTCAATGAGCAAGCTGCCGATGGCTGGCAAGTGGTGTTTCAAGTGATCGAGCGCAAACGTTTTTGGCTATTTTGGAATCGAGAAGCTGTGATTGTCACACTGGGTCGTAACGGCTAATGAGTTTGTCGAAGCACGCCATCGCTTTGATTAATCGCTATCAGCGCAAGGGCGGCTCTAAGCATTACTTCAATCTAGAATGTAATTTTACGCCGACCTGCTCAGAATACACTAAACAAGCCATCGAACATTATGGCTTACTGAGTGGCTGTAAATTCGGCTTCAAACGAATAATGCGCTGCTCTGAGCCCGATTGTGTCAGTATCAGTCATGATCCCTTACATAAGGAGAAATGATGTTCACGTCTAAAGAGGCATTGGCTGAGCAAGAAGAGGCGATACGCCTAAAGGTGCGTCAGCTAAGCGACGAGCAGAAAAAGCATTTCCATAGGTTAACGCTTAAAAGCATTAAAGACCCAGACACCTATGCCGTTCTCAATTGGTGTTTTATTGCTGGCTTTCACCACTTTTACCTTGGGAAATTTATTCGTGGCGCTGTGAACTTGAGTCTATTGATTTTAGGGCTGATTTTATTGTTCAGTATCGAGCCTCCATGGGTTGGTCTTGGCATCTATGGCTTGGTATTTTTGTTAGAGCTACCTCAATTGCTCAATGCACAAAATATCATCCATCAATACAATAATCAGCTGATGCAAGCATGTTTAGTTGAGGTGCTCGGTGCTTCAAATGACAAGCCTTTAGCCTAGCTAATAGCCTCTTTTGAGAGTGACATATGCCTAGCTATGGCAAAGTTTGAATGATACGAAATTAAGAAACTAAAAAGCCTCGATAAATCGAGGCTTTTTTATGCAATATCAACACAGACTTTTGATTCTTGTAACAGGCTCTATGAGCATGAACCGCAGCACACTCCCGGCTCACCATGCTTTGGCTTCTTATCAGCCTCTACTTTTACACCCGTATCATTAGTGTCTTGCTTCAAACTTTGAATGGACTCAAGCTCAGTTTGAGCGCTGTTTTCTGCCGTATCTTTCTTTTTAAAAA
Proteins encoded:
- a CDS encoding LysR family transcriptional regulator, whose amino-acid sequence is MAQNKQFDVNLLRVFLTVCRTGSYTLAAEELDLTQPSVSNAISRFKSVIGEELFVRAGRNIKPTAMANYLYEQLNDSFTNIEQTINGLEGFDPMTSERQFVILTNDVVAHLLQNKLDTIIQDLPIEVVFREPPDFDGEIFEMLNLEQADIAIDIGLPKDNRFERMLLMSEPATCVVSCDHPRIQQQITREQFFAERHVLVNLRRFNLTAVDLISEEVLPSRKVHSSKSSMLSLLAAVSTSDAIGIAPKNYANGFAQMFNLQLVPIPFKTKALDIEVVWKKKHNRNPAHIWLRETILGMNLY
- a CDS encoding LysR family transcriptional regulator, translated to MAQQKQFDLNLLRVFTTVCRTASFSRAAEELDLTQSSVSNAIARLKRTVGEELFIRVGRGVKPTAAALSLYQQFDEPLSSIEQTLLGLNKFDPQSSQRTFHVYANETMIGLLHRAAEQRLRSTDIKLIFRETPVQEQQLQHELQLENIDLAIDMNKPDLTSFSSQEVMTDKLVCVVRKGHPRISDSISREQYFAEKHIILNLKRGNLSVVDFLTDEVLPTREVYSEQASLLAMLATASKSDAITLASYSYAKEYAELFGLQVLTLPLDVNPIQYHMVWSSKLSRNPANMWLRETLLDLVESRA
- a CDS encoding alkyl/aryl-sulfatase produces the protein MKTSILTASIVTALALNAVSFNTSAAQHDHDHVHGDLNVNGKTATQTTLDLNKAFSATLDWDNRQAFDNNKRGLIAPLDKASAAIMFDDYAFIDQESVSATVNPSLYRQAQVNMTAAGLYEVRDGIYQVRGTDLSNITFIRSDNGWIVYDVLLTKEAAKASTEFFFKHVPAGKGLPIVAMIYSHSHADHFGGSRAIQDMFPDVIVYGANGITKETIDENVLAGNAMSRRTAYQYGATLGAHEHGIVDAGLGKALSKGEITYVLPDHELNQKGKFETVKIDGLEMVFIDTAGTEAPAGMATYIPSMKSLWTGEMMYHGMHNVYTLRGAKVRDSLKWSKDINEMINAWGGEVTTLFGSHSSPIWGNEPINDFMKLQRDNYGFVHNQSLRLANQGVVMQDIGDEIVKVLPNSIQQAWHTNGYHGSYSHNARAVYNMYLGYFDMNPANLNPLPTHPEATKFVEYMGGADAVVNKAQADYKQGEYRFVATALNKVVMAEPDNKAARTLLADTYEQLGYQSETMGWRNTYLTGAQELRVGTMPGTPKTASADVLAEMSITNLLDYMAVKIDSSIAQHTPFTMNVLIPDLNEIHFVEMSNGNLNNGLVTKAKTADATLTINKADVTQILLGKATLAELAKAGKATITGNANVLEELKAASVEFDTSFEIVPRPSKGNEVDAHFYKKH
- a CDS encoding alginate export family protein translates to MKVRALTLAILTSLSASAVAADSVDPLKKAFIDDSKVNLQFRLRYEDADVDTVDNQNQTTLRTRLTYQTGDIYNLFALTEIDDVRSTDNEALIADYEYTQINQAFIGYRGPAETLVKYGRQRILLDNQRFVGGVGFRQNEQTYDAFSVKNTAIENLTAYYSYVNNVNRIFPEGSGKEEHKNETSLLNINYKAGEITNMTGYAYLIDNINVAAFSTDTYGVRAAGKLKLDAIKLSYEAEYAQQSEGGDNPTSYTANYYKLGAGVGFGAFGAKVGYEVLGSDDGKAGFITPLATLHAFNGWTDKFLFGGKGNWENGLVDTHVVLTAKLAGLKLLAKYHKFDSDFGDIDMGQEWGVAATYPFAKHYSVGVKYASFSGADAGYGFSNDTDKLWLTLQAKY
- a CDS encoding 4'-phosphopantetheinyl transferase family protein, which gives rise to MSQVISPQESGKGKLSLFFCPLKHELMTPSQADVIRGWLPEDERTKVARYLQLAAREQGLMVRGFLRGILSLLAKETSLKGEFLSPQDWCFEYGKKGKPKLISEQHASSGLIFNISHSGDWLIVAVMQITEGQSICELGVDIERYRQSTNIYPILNHYFTHEESEALLALPNDQQRERFFDLWALKESYIKAKGLGLALSLKSFSFDLSEIKTTKLALFEQETCIDDLRVNENIQLNLHQGDLVKSADDWSVLLGKLNEDYRFAVSVDTNLTLGVHAQKMELAALLKAIESI
- a CDS encoding DUF4177 domain-containing protein — protein: MTSYNEYKVVHIVEGGCGTILLGSSGLPLKKMEATLNEQAADGWQVVFQVIERKRFWLFWNREAVIVTLGRNG
- the yidD gene encoding membrane protein insertion efficiency factor YidD, which gives rise to MSLSKHAIALINRYQRKGGSKHYFNLECNFTPTCSEYTKQAIEHYGLLSGCKFGFKRIMRCSEPDCVSISHDPLHKEK
- a CDS encoding TM2 domain-containing protein, with protein sequence MFTSKEALAEQEEAIRLKVRQLSDEQKKHFHRLTLKSIKDPDTYAVLNWCFIAGFHHFYLGKFIRGAVNLSLLILGLILLFSIEPPWVGLGIYGLVFLLELPQLLNAQNIIHQYNNQLMQACLVEVLGASNDKPLA
- a CDS encoding CCGSCS motif protein — encoded protein: MAISGVSFFKKKDTAENSAQTELESIQSLKQDTNDTGVKVEADKKPKHGEPGVCCGSCS